The Coleofasciculus chthonoplastes PCC 7420 sequence TCGCCGCATCTTTCAGAAACCAGAAACGTTCCAACCAACGTTTCTGGTTCTTGAGCGCACCTATTCGGCTGATGAATCCATCGTGCTTTTGTCCGTCGAACGAGACGCGCCCGGTGCTGTCGGAACCTGGTATCTATTGAATCAACACAATCCCCGTCATAATCTGTTGATTACCCTTGACAACTTGGCGGCGATTCGATTAGCTCTGGATGCCAATTCATTTTCTGATAGGGATACGTCCATCTTGGAGCTATCGTTAGCCCAGGAAGACCAGATTTTTCGGACTCATCGGTTTAGCGTGCAGTGGATTATTAAATTGAAGAGTTCGCGCAAGGTTTTTCATTTGATTGGAACCTGGGATCTCGACCTACAAGGTGATACCTGGGACCCTAATACCAGTGCATTTACCATTGGTCGTTTGGTGGTGCGAGAGGCGTTGAACTTACCGCCGCTTCCGGGAGTGTCGTGGCGTTTCCGCATGACTGAGTTTCCCTGGATTGAGAGTTTACAGAGTTATAGCAAGATGGTTTTGGGGGATAACCATAATTGTTATACCAAGAAGTTGAATCTGAAAGAACTTAAGGAACTTAGAGATGAAATTGAACGGGGGCGAGGTGATAGAAAACGTCATAAATCATAAGTCGTTCTTCGTTTAAGCTGTTATGCATTTAAACTGTGATAAGAGCATTACCTTTATTTTTCAGTTTACGCCCCCAGTTAATAACTAGCTTATATTTATTTAAAAGCTTATTACCCCCTTTTTCTGTTGTTGTTAATTCAGTGTCCTAGCGTTTCAAGCGCTTGTTGCTTGGGTTTCGCCGAGTCCCGGCGTACCTTTAATTAAACGCAAATTGGCTTTAAAAAAGCAACTCCGACTTTGCAGCCGCGAGCTGTCCTCAATATAGCACGGCGAATCAATTCGCCGCGTCGGATTTCATCCTCCCGCCCTTTCTTTGTGAGGAATGTAGAGGCTTAGCACGCTACCTTTGGGATCTCAAAGAAGGATCTAATCCGGGAAGGCGAATCCGGTTCTGGGATCGCGGATAAATAACCCCAGCACTAAGGAGTCCATCACCGTGTCCCATACGGGGTTCAAACGCTCTGCATCATCTACCCAGTAGTCATAAGTAATCAAACATTGAACGCCAGAACCTAACCCAATACAGATGCGGGAATAGGCGTCGCGGTTTTCGTTAGGGTCAATAAATTTGAATTGAGTCCAAACGATGCGGGCGGTTTGGCGCTTTAGTTCTATGATTTCCCCCTTCTCAGTTATATTCCGCTCATCATCTCGAACGACTCGCTTTAATAAAGAAACTAAGGGAAATTCAGCCCAGTCGCCTGGGGGGAGTAGATTATAGGACGCTTCTAAGCGACAATCATCGTTGGGTGGCTTGTTGTCCAGAAACCGAAACGACTTGGTATCCGGTTCAAAATGCCAATCTTCGGGAACATCAAAGCGCAATGCTCCTCGCCCTGCTACGAAGATCCGATGTCCTGGCTTAGATGTCCAGTTGTGGTCTTCTTGTAGCTCTAGGGTTTCCTTGATCCATTGGAGATTGTGCTTTTTGCGTTTAGCCATAGCCGATCGCCTAGATGAAAACCACATTTAATTATTGATGGTAGCACTATCTCTGGCTCTCAGAGAGGGTAGGCTCGGTTTCTACACCATTTCTTTCTCTGGATGGAGGCGAGCAAAAACTGATACGGTTAAGCACTAGCCGAAAGACTCCGAAATCCTTATTCTGGATTAATGGCAGTGAGTGTGAATGAGCAGTGCTGAGGAAATAAATAACTAATGGGACGAATCTTTATTTCTGCCGGACACGGAGGAATTGAACAAGGGGGACGCGATCTAGGGGCGATCGCAGGCGGTACAACGGAAGCTCAACAGATGATTCTGCTGCGGGATCAGATTGTCCCGGAGTTGCGATCGCGTGGCTTTGAGGTTCTCTCTGTCCCCGATGACTTGAGTTCAGCCGAATCGATCCAATGGATTAATGCTCGTTATCGTCCCGGCGATGTGGCGCTGGAAATTCATGCGGGTTCTTCCCCGAATCCCAGTGTTCGAGGAACGGCGGTTTACTACATTGCCAATAACACTGAACGCAAAAATCATGCAGAACTGATCCTCCTCGCACTCCTGCGGCGTCTTCCCCAATTACCCAACCGAGGCGCGAAGACGGATACGGCGACAGGGATGGGTTTTCTGGCGTTTACCCGCGATACGATTCTTCCTTCGCTGCTGATGGAGGTTGGCTATCTCACCAATCCAGAGGATCGCTTTATTATTCAAAATCGCCGCCGCGAGATGGCGTTAGGGATTGCGGATGGACTAGCGGCGTGGAGTCGGGCGGTTTCGGGAACGGAACCGGGAGGAAATGGAACGGATGTTACCTATCCTTCGATTAATATCAAGATTAATAATCAAACCTATGGAGAGCAAGGCATTATTGTCAATAACAATGCCTATATTCCGATTGACTTAGCCGATCGCTTGGGTGTGGATTTAACCACGATTCCTGGTATTCGTCGCCTCCAGTATCGGGGAGTGGTTTATGTGAAAGCGATTGAATTGCGAGATTATAATATTTCAGTGGGTTGGGATGCGGCGACACGGACGGTGATTTTGCGCTCTATTTTACAAATTTGTCCGGGTCAAATTGACCGAATTATGGCACATGGGAATACGTCAGAAGTGCAGTTAATGATGTTCCTCAAAGCCAATAATGAAGACGCCTTGGCTCAGTTTCCCGATTTACCCAAGCTTTACCGGGAAGAAGCCGCCATTGAAGGGGTAAATTATGATATCGCCTTTTCTCAAGCCATGGTGGAAACGAATTTCCTCCGTTTTGGTGGCGACTTGAAACCCAGTCAAAATAATTTTGGTGGCTTAGGATCAGTCGGGGGTGATCCAGAGGGGGCGACATTCCCCAGCGCCCGATTAGGCGTTCGCGCTCATATTCAACAATTAAAAGCCTACGCCAGTTTAGAACCTTTGGTACAAGAAGTGGTTAGTCCCCGGTTTCGCTTTGTCACTCGTGGGATTGCACCCCTCATCCAGCAGTTGAGCGGACGTTGGTCGGCTGATTTGAATTATGGCGATCGCATTATGGCTGTTCTCCGGCGTCTCTATGAATCAGCTGGCTTTTTCTAAGGGTGAGTAGTCCTCAAGCCTTTATGAATGACATAAGACAAATGACAAATGACGATCTCTACCGTTAACTTTTGTTGTGTCCACATACTTACATTATGACCAGTCCAAAACTTT is a genomic window containing:
- the tftA gene encoding hormogonium tapered terminus morphoprotein TftA, with product MGRIFISAGHGGIEQGGRDLGAIAGGTTEAQQMILLRDQIVPELRSRGFEVLSVPDDLSSAESIQWINARYRPGDVALEIHAGSSPNPSVRGTAVYYIANNTERKNHAELILLALLRRLPQLPNRGAKTDTATGMGFLAFTRDTILPSLLMEVGYLTNPEDRFIIQNRRREMALGIADGLAAWSRAVSGTEPGGNGTDVTYPSINIKINNQTYGEQGIIVNNNAYIPIDLADRLGVDLTTIPGIRRLQYRGVVYVKAIELRDYNISVGWDAATRTVILRSILQICPGQIDRIMAHGNTSEVQLMMFLKANNEDALAQFPDLPKLYREEAAIEGVNYDIAFSQAMVETNFLRFGGDLKPSQNNFGGLGSVGGDPEGATFPSARLGVRAHIQQLKAYASLEPLVQEVVSPRFRFVTRGIAPLIQQLSGRWSADLNYGDRIMAVLRRLYESAGFF